The proteins below come from a single Chryseobacterium sp. MA9 genomic window:
- a CDS encoding zinc metalloprotease has product MKKLLFGALMLSLMAACNNDSITNQNENTTDEAATTAGLAQRGCASEEIRQEALKKSPELQQRFSALETNTEKFANDLKVGKVLADGTVEIPVIVNVVYKTTAENVSDARIAEQIAVLNADYSGTNSDANKIPTEFQPVSSGDTKVKFRLVNTIRKSTTKTSWATNDDMKKASKGGIDATNPTNYLNIWIVGKMTSQGRTILGYATFPESAGLWNDGVVIGAPYFGKTGASSPFNLGRTATHEVGHYLNLRHIWGDANCGNDLVSDTPTQTTANYGKPSYPLYNTCSGVQRSVMFMNYMDYVDDAAMFMFSSGQKTRMQSVVASSGARSGLRVY; this is encoded by the coding sequence ATGAAAAAACTATTATTTGGAGCTCTTATGCTCAGTTTAATGGCTGCATGTAACAATGACAGCATTACCAATCAAAACGAAAACACAACCGACGAAGCAGCAACTACTGCAGGGCTAGCCCAAAGAGGCTGTGCTTCTGAAGAAATTAGACAGGAAGCATTGAAAAAAAGTCCTGAACTTCAACAAAGGTTTTCCGCGTTGGAAACCAATACAGAAAAATTCGCAAATGATCTGAAAGTTGGAAAAGTTCTTGCCGATGGGACGGTAGAAATCCCTGTCATTGTAAATGTAGTATACAAAACTACAGCAGAAAATGTTTCTGATGCAAGAATCGCTGAACAGATTGCAGTATTGAATGCTGACTATTCTGGCACCAACAGTGATGCAAACAAAATACCCACCGAATTTCAACCTGTAAGTTCTGGTGATACAAAAGTAAAATTCAGACTGGTAAATACCATTAGAAAATCCACCACAAAAACAAGCTGGGCTACTAATGATGATATGAAAAAAGCATCCAAAGGAGGAATTGATGCTACTAATCCTACCAATTACCTAAATATTTGGATCGTAGGGAAAATGACAAGCCAAGGCCGTACAATTCTTGGATATGCTACTTTCCCGGAATCTGCTGGATTATGGAATGACGGTGTTGTAATTGGTGCTCCTTATTTTGGAAAAACCGGTGCATCTTCACCTTTCAATCTTGGAAGAACCGCAACACATGAAGTAGGCCACTATTTAAACTTAAGACACATCTGGGGAGATGCTAATTGCGGAAACGACCTGGTAAGCGATACTCCTACACAAACTACAGCGAATTACGGAAAACCTTCTTACCCTCTATACAATACTTGCAGTGGTGTACAAAGATCTGTAATGTTTATGAACTACATGGATTATGTAGATGATGCAGCTATGTTTATGTTCTCTTCAGGGCAAAAAACAAGAATGCAGTCTGTAGTAGCCTCTTCTGGCGCAAGATCAGGATTAAGAGTTTATTAA
- a CDS encoding response regulator transcription factor has translation MKKSIVIVDDHILIAKALEGIIGNFNEFEVIYVCENGKDLIQKIEEGNTIPDIILLDISMPIMDGFETAAWLTKNHPAIKIMALSMQGDDNSVIKMIKSGAKGYLLKNTHPKDLETALTRLSSDGFFYPDWASKIIFSNLNKETEAEIAIRISDREKEFLKYTVTELSYKEIADRMCCSPRTVESYRDQLCEKLDLKTRVGLAVFAIKNGFAN, from the coding sequence ATGAAGAAATCTATTGTAATTGTTGACGACCATATACTTATTGCAAAAGCCCTGGAAGGCATTATTGGTAATTTCAACGAGTTTGAAGTGATCTATGTATGCGAAAACGGAAAAGACCTCATCCAAAAAATTGAAGAAGGAAATACCATTCCGGACATCATTCTTTTGGATATCAGTATGCCCATTATGGACGGCTTTGAAACCGCTGCCTGGCTTACAAAAAATCATCCTGCCATTAAGATTATGGCGCTTAGTATGCAGGGCGACGACAACAGTGTGATCAAGATGATCAAAAGCGGAGCAAAAGGTTACCTTCTAAAAAATACCCACCCAAAAGATCTGGAAACAGCACTTACCCGATTGAGCAGTGATGGCTTCTTTTATCCGGACTGGGCTTCTAAAATTATTTTCTCTAATCTTAATAAAGAAACAGAAGCTGAAATAGCCATACGAATTTCCGACAGAGAAAAAGAATTTCTTAAATACACCGTAACAGAACTCAGCTATAAGGAAATTGCGGACAGAATGTGCTGCAGCCCAAGAACAGTGGAAAGCTATCGCGATCAGCTTTGTGAAAAGTTGGATTTGAAAACCCGTGTCGGGCTCGCTGTTTTTGCTATTAAAAATGGCTTTGCAAACTAA
- a CDS encoding sensor histidine kinase: MFVTAVLIYIRSYRQRKKEYLSEIEMKNEIHQRELLATQLEIQQATMQQIGRELHDNIGQKLTLVSLYVQQMLYENKVSEASERIDQVSQIINQSLQDLRSLSKTLTDDNINQKEIVTLIQEEVDNTNSFKKCIVSFEHNFKQLDLGFVHKNMLLRITQEFIQNSIKHSRCKNIFIGLNTSEDVLWELDIRDDGIGFDTSQIKSNGIGLTNMKNRAEIIGANFHMESQKNTGTHINIILKKQS; encoded by the coding sequence ATGTTTGTAACGGCAGTACTAATCTATATCCGAAGCTACAGACAGCGCAAAAAAGAATATCTGAGTGAAATTGAGATGAAAAATGAAATTCATCAGAGAGAGCTCTTGGCCACTCAACTGGAAATCCAGCAGGCCACCATGCAGCAGATCGGCCGGGAACTGCATGATAATATCGGACAGAAACTAACCCTTGTCAGCCTGTATGTACAGCAGATGCTGTATGAAAACAAAGTTTCTGAAGCAAGTGAAAGAATAGATCAGGTTTCACAAATCATTAACCAGTCTCTTCAGGATCTTCGGAGCTTATCAAAAACATTGACGGATGACAACATCAACCAGAAGGAAATTGTAACTTTGATACAGGAAGAAGTGGACAATACCAATTCTTTCAAAAAGTGTATTGTCAGCTTTGAACATAATTTTAAACAACTTGATTTAGGCTTTGTTCATAAAAATATGCTGCTCAGAATCACTCAGGAGTTCATTCAAAACAGCATAAAACATTCCCGTTGTAAAAATATTTTTATTGGCCTGAATACTTCAGAAGACGTCCTTTGGGAACTTGATATCCGTGATGACGGAATTGGGTTTGATACTTCACAGATTAAATCCAACGGAATAGGTCTTACGAATATGAAAAACAGAGCTGAAATCATAGGAGCAAATTTTCATATGGAAAGCCAGAAAAATACAGGAACCCACATCAATATTATCTTAAAAAAGCAGTCATGA
- the clpB gene encoding ATP-dependent chaperone ClpB, producing MNLNQYTVKSQEAIQAAQQIAMELGNQSIEPQHLLEGIFQVDENISPFLLKKSEADANLVRERNRENLEKLPKVQGGNIYLSQSANKVLLDAPNIAKKMGDEYVTIEHLWLSLLETSSEVSKMLKDMGVTKNLLEGAIKELRKGSKATSASSEETYQSLNKYAKNFNELAAEGKLDPVIGRDEEIRRVLQILSRRTKNNPILIGEPGVGKTAIAEGIAHRIINGDVPENLMDKTLFSLDMGALIAGAKYKGEFEERLKSVVNEVIKSDGQIILFIDEIHTLVGAGGGEGAMDAANILKPALARGELRAIGATTLNEYQKYFEKDKALERRFQKVMVEEPDTESAISILRGIKDKYEAHHKVRIKDEAIIAAVEMSQRYISDRFLPDKAIDLIDEASAKLRMEINSKPEELDVLDRRLMQLEIELAAISREGNQTKIDHLKEDIAKISEQRNEINAKWLKEKQKSEDLTQIKKDIESLKHEAERASRSGDYAKVAEIQYGKLREKEDELTKMELEMQNHQNELIKEEVTAENISEVIGKWTGIPVTKLLQSERDKLLNLESELHHRVVGQDEAIQAVADAIRRNRAGLSDDKKPIGSFLFLGTTGVGKTELAKALAEFLFDDENNMTRIDMSEYQERHSVSRLVGAPPGYVGYDEGGQLTEAVRRRPYSVVLLDEIEKAHPDVFNTLLQVLDDGRLTDNKGRVVNFKNSIIIMTSNLGSHLIQENFENLTEENQDEIVDKTKDEVFDLLKQTLRPEFLNRIDEIVLFQPLRKKEIGKIVQYQLRGFNEMLSKRNIIMTFTQDAVDYLMEKGYDPAFGARPLKRVIQQEVLNKLSKEILAGNVNDGDRITLDYFVETGLVFRPTEQ from the coding sequence ATGAACTTGAACCAATATACAGTAAAATCACAGGAAGCCATCCAGGCAGCACAACAGATTGCCATGGAATTGGGTAACCAAAGTATTGAACCTCAACATCTCCTTGAAGGAATCTTCCAGGTGGATGAAAATATATCGCCTTTCCTACTAAAGAAATCTGAAGCAGATGCCAATTTAGTAAGAGAGCGAAACCGTGAAAATCTAGAAAAACTTCCAAAAGTACAGGGAGGAAACATCTATCTTTCACAATCTGCCAATAAAGTATTGCTGGACGCACCCAACATCGCCAAAAAGATGGGTGATGAATATGTAACTATTGAGCATTTATGGCTATCTCTTTTAGAAACCAGCTCGGAAGTTTCCAAAATGCTGAAAGATATGGGAGTAACCAAAAATTTGTTGGAAGGCGCTATCAAAGAATTAAGAAAAGGAAGTAAAGCTACTTCTGCAAGTTCAGAAGAAACTTATCAGTCCTTAAATAAATATGCTAAAAACTTCAACGAATTAGCAGCAGAAGGCAAACTGGATCCAGTAATCGGACGTGATGAAGAAATCAGAAGGGTTTTACAGATCCTTTCCAGAAGAACAAAAAATAATCCAATCCTAATCGGGGAACCTGGTGTAGGTAAAACAGCCATTGCTGAGGGAATTGCCCACAGAATTATCAACGGTGACGTTCCAGAAAACCTGATGGATAAAACACTATTCTCATTGGATATGGGAGCTTTGATCGCCGGAGCCAAATACAAAGGTGAGTTTGAAGAGCGTTTGAAATCCGTTGTGAATGAAGTCATTAAATCTGACGGACAGATTATTCTTTTCATTGACGAAATCCATACTTTGGTAGGAGCCGGAGGTGGTGAAGGAGCCATGGACGCTGCGAACATCTTAAAACCAGCTTTGGCAAGAGGAGAGTTAAGAGCCATTGGAGCCACTACTTTGAATGAATATCAAAAATATTTTGAAAAAGACAAAGCATTGGAAAGACGTTTCCAGAAAGTAATGGTGGAAGAACCGGATACTGAATCTGCTATTTCCATCCTTCGTGGTATTAAAGATAAATATGAAGCTCACCATAAGGTAAGAATCAAAGATGAAGCAATTATTGCGGCTGTGGAAATGTCTCAAAGATATATTTCAGACCGTTTTCTGCCGGACAAAGCCATTGACCTTATTGATGAAGCTTCTGCTAAACTGAGAATGGAAATCAATTCCAAGCCGGAAGAACTGGATGTTCTGGACAGAAGACTGATGCAGCTGGAAATTGAATTGGCTGCCATTTCAAGAGAAGGCAATCAGACCAAAATTGATCATCTGAAGGAAGATATTGCAAAAATTTCCGAGCAGAGAAATGAGATCAATGCCAAATGGCTGAAAGAAAAACAAAAAAGTGAAGATCTTACCCAGATCAAAAAAGATATTGAATCTCTGAAACATGAGGCAGAAAGAGCTTCCAGATCCGGAGATTATGCAAAAGTAGCGGAAATCCAATACGGAAAACTTCGTGAAAAAGAGGATGAGCTTACCAAAATGGAGCTTGAAATGCAGAACCATCAGAATGAGCTGATCAAAGAAGAAGTTACTGCAGAAAATATCTCTGAAGTGATTGGTAAATGGACAGGTATTCCTGTAACCAAATTACTGCAATCTGAAAGAGATAAGTTATTGAATCTGGAATCTGAACTGCATCACAGAGTGGTAGGACAGGATGAAGCCATCCAAGCAGTTGCAGATGCTATCAGAAGAAACAGAGCCGGATTGAGTGATGATAAAAAGCCTATTGGTTCATTCTTATTCTTAGGAACAACCGGAGTGGGTAAAACCGAGCTGGCAAAAGCATTGGCTGAGTTCTTATTCGATGATGAAAACAACATGACCAGAATTGATATGAGTGAATATCAGGAACGCCACAGTGTTTCGAGATTGGTAGGAGCTCCTCCGGGATATGTAGGATACGATGAGGGCGGACAATTGACTGAGGCGGTAAGAAGAAGACCTTATTCCGTAGTGCTTCTGGACGAAATTGAAAAAGCACACCCTGATGTTTTCAACACATTGCTTCAGGTTCTGGATGATGGGCGTCTGACAGACAATAAAGGACGTGTGGTTAATTTTAAAAATTCAATCATCATTATGACCTCGAATTTAGGCTCACACCTGATTCAGGAGAATTTTGAAAATCTTACTGAGGAAAACCAGGATGAAATTGTGGATAAAACGAAAGATGAAGTTTTTGATCTTTTGAAACAGACTCTGCGTCCGGAATTCCTGAACAGAATTGATGAGATCGTACTCTTCCAGCCTTTAAGAAAAAAAGAAATCGGAAAAATCGTTCAGTATCAGTTGAGAGGCTTCAATGAAATGTTGTCTAAACGAAACATCATTATGACTTTCACTCAGGATGCGGTAGATTATTTGATGGAGAAAGGCTACGATCCTGCTTTCGGAGCAAGACCGTTGAAAAGAGTTATCCAACAGGAGGTATTAAACAAACTTTCCAAAGAAATTCTTGCAGGAAATGTAAATGACGGAGACAGAATTACTCTGGATTACTTTGTAGAAACAGGTTTGGTTTTCAGGCCTACTGAACAATAA
- a CDS encoding TetR/AcrR family transcriptional regulator, which yields MELKEKQRKILDVAVELFKEKGYMGSSVRDLATKLNIKAASLYAHIRSKEEILEWICFGIAQEFFDELQEVKNTDIAPREKLNLLLDKHLSVVLKNRDVTHIYSNEWRHLEERLPEFVELRKNYQQEVEKLISEIYSAENWELKSPSFTTRFILHTLNNSYFWFKRSSDSTDKITDEIREKILFGLLGNQRS from the coding sequence ATGGAACTAAAAGAAAAACAGAGAAAAATATTAGATGTAGCAGTAGAGCTTTTCAAAGAGAAAGGGTATATGGGAAGCTCGGTAAGAGACCTGGCTACGAAACTCAATATCAAGGCGGCATCGCTGTATGCACACATCCGTTCAAAGGAAGAAATTCTGGAATGGATTTGTTTCGGCATTGCTCAGGAGTTTTTCGATGAACTTCAGGAAGTAAAAAATACAGATATTGCTCCAAGGGAAAAACTGAATTTGCTACTGGATAAACACCTATCCGTTGTTCTTAAAAACCGTGATGTCACTCATATTTATTCCAATGAATGGAGACATCTGGAAGAAAGGCTTCCCGAATTTGTAGAGCTGAGAAAAAATTATCAGCAGGAAGTTGAAAAACTGATTTCTGAGATCTACAGTGCAGAAAACTGGGAACTGAAATCACCATCATTTACTACAAGATTTATCCTTCATACTTTAAATAATTCTTATTTCTGGTTCAAAAGAAGCAGCGATTCTACTGATAAAATTACTGATGAAATCAGGGAAAAAATTCTTTTCGGTTTATTGGGAAATCAAAGGTCATAG
- a CDS encoding phenylacetate--CoA ligase family protein has protein sequence MDFAVEYLELGQLRQLQSDRLMSLISYLGEKSEFYKKKFDELQIFPQDIRSIEDIRKLPITYKQDLRDNYPFGLFTVPKNELQRIHCSSGTTGKPTVVGYTKEDVDLFSEVVARSLNAAGAKPGMQLHNAYGYGIFTGGLGLHYGAEKLGMSVLPISGGMTARQVDLIVDFKPEVICCSPSYALTIADEFAKRGISADEISLKYAVLGSEPWTEIIRGHIEERLGVHATNIYGLSEIIGPGVSMEDFEEKGGSYIWEDHFYPEILDPVTKQPVPFGEEGVLVITTLTKKAMPLLRYWTNDITSLYYDENAKRTMVKMKPIVGRADDMLIVRGVNVYPSQIEDAFSYVEGVVPNYYLTPIEKEHMCVALDIDIEIDDELVKTQKIEANTDDYFNFVGNFGKNIENEIKKRVGITTKVKVHAQDSLPKCEGGKINRILKK, from the coding sequence ATGGATTTTGCAGTTGAATATCTGGAGCTGGGTCAGTTGAGACAGCTTCAATCCGACCGGTTGATGAGTTTGATCAGCTATTTGGGGGAGAAGTCGGAATTTTATAAAAAGAAATTTGATGAATTACAAATATTTCCTCAGGATATAAGGTCGATTGAAGATATCAGGAAACTTCCTATTACTTATAAACAGGATTTAAGAGATAACTATCCATTTGGTTTATTTACCGTTCCTAAAAATGAGCTTCAGCGCATTCACTGCTCAAGCGGAACAACAGGAAAACCAACGGTGGTAGGATACACCAAAGAAGATGTAGACCTTTTCAGCGAAGTAGTAGCAAGATCTTTAAATGCTGCAGGAGCGAAACCGGGAATGCAGCTGCATAATGCTTATGGTTATGGGATTTTTACAGGAGGATTAGGACTTCATTACGGAGCAGAAAAACTGGGGATGAGTGTTCTTCCTATTTCGGGAGGAATGACGGCGAGACAGGTAGATCTGATTGTAGATTTTAAGCCGGAAGTGATCTGCTGCTCTCCATCATATGCTTTGACTATTGCAGATGAATTTGCCAAAAGAGGAATTTCTGCAGATGAAATCAGTCTTAAATATGCTGTGCTGGGCTCAGAGCCATGGACGGAAATTATCAGAGGCCACATTGAAGAAAGATTAGGTGTTCATGCAACTAATATTTATGGGTTGAGCGAAATTATCGGTCCCGGAGTTTCGATGGAGGATTTCGAAGAAAAAGGAGGTTCTTATATCTGGGAAGATCATTTTTACCCTGAAATTTTAGATCCGGTTACCAAACAGCCGGTTCCTTTCGGAGAAGAAGGTGTATTGGTGATTACAACATTAACGAAGAAAGCAATGCCACTTCTTCGTTACTGGACCAATGATATTACAAGCCTTTACTATGATGAAAATGCTAAAAGAACAATGGTGAAAATGAAACCCATTGTCGGAAGAGCAGATGATATGCTGATCGTAAGAGGAGTAAATGTCTATCCAAGCCAGATTGAAGATGCTTTTTCCTATGTGGAAGGAGTGGTGCCCAATTACTATCTTACGCCTATTGAAAAAGAACATATGTGTGTCGCTTTGGATATTGACATTGAAATTGATGATGAGCTGGTAAAGACGCAAAAAATAGAAGCAAATACCGATGATTATTTTAATTTTGTCGGGAACTTTGGAAAAAACATAGAAAACGAAATAAAAAAGCGGGTAGGAATCACAACGAAAGTGAAAGTTCATGCCCAGGACAGCCTGCCGAAGTGCGAAGGTGGAAAAATTAATAGAATACTTAAAAAATAA
- a CDS encoding 2Fe-2S iron-sulfur cluster-binding protein, with amino-acid sequence MNSFYKLKTVKVQKDTSEAVSVAVEIPEELKDKFRFKQGQYLNFRMMINGNEERRSYSICNAPSEKSNTLEVLVKLLEGGKVSGYFNEHLHMDEVLEVMPPMGGFNTSYHPTNVKTYVGLAAGSGITPVLSNIKESLYQEPKSTAYLFYSNRSMNHILRKAEIDKLVEHFNGRLKVIYLVSREKHEDPVFEGRISSEKLEQLFERYTDIDVREATYFICGPADMIKGIADYLKKDKKVPAIQVLFEYFTAPDEENTEEMSDEFKAIANIESMVTVIIDDDEYSFHLNSKKESILDKALKDNLPVPFACKGGVCCTCKAEVLEGEVFMEKNYALTEEEVARGFVLTCQCHPTTNVVMLNYDV; translated from the coding sequence ATGAATTCATTTTATAAACTTAAAACAGTTAAAGTTCAGAAAGACACTTCCGAAGCAGTCAGTGTGGCGGTGGAAATTCCTGAAGAACTGAAAGATAAATTCAGATTTAAACAAGGACAGTATCTGAATTTCCGAATGATGATCAACGGAAATGAAGAAAGACGTTCTTACTCTATCTGTAATGCTCCGAGTGAAAAGAGCAATACGCTGGAAGTATTGGTAAAGCTGCTTGAAGGTGGCAAAGTATCAGGCTATTTCAATGAGCATCTTCACATGGATGAAGTACTGGAAGTAATGCCTCCAATGGGTGGTTTTAACACTTCTTATCATCCTACAAACGTAAAAACTTACGTTGGTTTGGCTGCAGGAAGCGGAATTACTCCTGTTTTATCCAATATTAAAGAAAGCCTTTATCAGGAACCCAAAAGTACTGCTTACCTGTTCTATAGTAACAGAAGCATGAATCATATTTTAAGAAAAGCTGAAATAGATAAACTGGTAGAACATTTCAATGGAAGATTGAAAGTCATTTATCTGGTAAGCCGTGAAAAACATGAAGATCCCGTTTTTGAAGGAAGAATTTCTTCTGAAAAATTAGAGCAGTTATTTGAAAGATACACAGATATTGATGTAAGAGAAGCTACTTATTTCATTTGTGGACCTGCAGATATGATCAAAGGAATCGCAGATTACCTGAAAAAAGATAAAAAAGTACCTGCTATCCAGGTGTTATTTGAATATTTCACTGCTCCTGATGAAGAAAATACGGAGGAAATGAGCGATGAATTCAAGGCCATTGCCAATATTGAAAGTATGGTAACGGTAATCATTGATGATGATGAATATTCGTTCCATCTTAATTCTAAAAAAGAGAGTATCTTAGATAAAGCATTGAAAGACAATCTTCCTGTGCCTTTTGCATGTAAAGGAGGAGTGTGCTGTACGTGTAAAGCGGAAGTTTTGGAAGGAGAAGTTTTCATGGAGAAAAACTACGCACTTACCGAAGAAGAAGTAGCCAGAGGCTTCGTTCTTACCTGTCAATGTCACCCGACAACAAATGTGGTGATGCTTAATTATGATGTTTAA
- the paaA gene encoding 1,2-phenylacetyl-CoA epoxidase subunit PaaA: MDLEKFVQYVHDENKVEPKDVMPDDYRKLLVRQISQHAHSEIVGMLPEANWISRAPSLRRKMALLAKVQDEAGHGLYLYSATETLGDGSIRADRDATYDDMLEGKAKYSSIFNYPTLSWADIGAIGWLVDGAAIMNQVMLMGNSYGPYSRAMVKICKEESFHQRQGYEILMALCRGTKQQKEMAQASLNRFWWPALMMFGPNDDSSPNSKISMNYRVKRESNDSLRQRFIDVTVSQAEFLGLTVPDKDLKWNEERQHYDFGELPWDEFMEILKGNGPCNKKRIETKRKAQRENSWVKEAAIAFAEKQNGKVN, encoded by the coding sequence ATGGACTTAGAAAAATTTGTACAATACGTACATGACGAAAATAAAGTAGAACCAAAAGATGTAATGCCCGATGATTACAGAAAGCTATTGGTTCGTCAGATTTCACAGCACGCCCATTCTGAAATTGTAGGAATGCTGCCGGAAGCTAACTGGATTTCCAGAGCACCTTCATTGAGAAGAAAAATGGCCCTTTTAGCTAAAGTTCAGGATGAAGCAGGTCACGGATTATATCTTTATTCTGCAACAGAAACTTTAGGAGACGGAAGCATCAGAGCAGACAGAGATGCTACTTATGATGATATGCTGGAAGGAAAAGCAAAATACTCAAGTATTTTCAACTATCCTACCTTAAGCTGGGCAGATATAGGAGCTATCGGTTGGCTGGTAGATGGGGCAGCCATTATGAACCAGGTAATGCTGATGGGGAATTCTTACGGCCCTTATTCCAGAGCAATGGTGAAAATCTGTAAAGAAGAATCTTTCCACCAAAGACAGGGATATGAGATTTTAATGGCGCTTTGCCGTGGTACCAAACAACAGAAAGAAATGGCTCAGGCTTCATTGAACCGTTTCTGGTGGCCGGCTTTAATGATGTTCGGACCCAATGACGACAGCTCACCGAACTCGAAGATCTCTATGAATTACAGAGTAAAAAGAGAAAGTAATGACAGCCTTCGCCAGAGATTTATTGATGTTACCGTTTCTCAGGCTGAATTCTTAGGATTGACTGTCCCGGATAAAGACCTGAAATGGAATGAGGAAAGACAACATTATGATTTCGGAGAGCTTCCTTGGGATGAGTTTATGGAAATCTTAAAAGGAAATGGTCCTTGCAACAAAAAGCGTATCGAAACCAAGAGAAAAGCTCAAAGAGAAAATTCCTGGGTGAAAGAAGCGGCGATAGCTTTTGCAGAGAAACAAAACGGAAAGGTAAACTAA
- the paaB gene encoding 1,2-phenylacetyl-CoA epoxidase subunit PaaB, protein MSQLDMWEVFIQTKPGLSHKHVGIVQAPTAEMALQNARDVYTRRKEGTSVWVVPSKYIVTSEGVDKEAFFDPADDKLYRHPTFYDIPNDVKNM, encoded by the coding sequence ATGAGTCAATTAGATATGTGGGAAGTGTTTATTCAAACTAAACCGGGATTATCTCACAAACACGTTGGAATTGTACAGGCACCAACAGCAGAAATGGCTTTGCAGAACGCAAGAGATGTTTATACAAGAAGAAAAGAAGGAACTTCTGTTTGGGTAGTTCCAAGCAAATATATTGTGACCTCAGAAGGAGTTGACAAGGAAGCATTCTTCGATCCGGCTGATGATAAATTATACCGTCACCCAACTTTCTACGACATTCCAAACGATGTAAAAAATATGTAA
- the paaC gene encoding 1,2-phenylacetyl-CoA epoxidase subunit PaaC, which yields MNPLYNYLLKLADDSFIMGQRLSAWCGEGPYLEEDIALTNIALDELGQANNFYVYASRVIDNGKSEDDLAFLRYEHEYVNAHWTELPNEDYAQTILKVYVFAVYQKLMYEALSNSADEELSAIAQKSLKEVRYHYTHAASWMKIFAQGTEESKSRVVKAIEDIWEYTKGLFAKTEGEDDLISLNIAPNADALYEEFLAITKKDFADFGLEYPVNPFMQPKSRTGYHTEYFGFILCELQYMQRAYPGCTW from the coding sequence ATGAACCCATTATATAATTATTTATTAAAACTAGCAGACGACAGTTTCATTATGGGGCAGCGTTTGTCTGCATGGTGCGGTGAAGGTCCTTATTTAGAGGAAGATATTGCATTGACAAACATTGCGCTGGATGAGCTGGGCCAGGCTAATAACTTTTATGTTTACGCTTCAAGAGTAATAGACAACGGTAAAAGTGAAGATGATTTAGCCTTTTTAAGATACGAGCATGAATATGTAAATGCACACTGGACAGAACTTCCAAACGAAGATTATGCTCAGACCATTCTGAAAGTGTACGTTTTTGCTGTGTATCAGAAACTGATGTACGAGGCATTGTCAAACTCTGCAGATGAAGAACTTTCGGCTATTGCTCAGAAATCATTAAAAGAAGTAAGATATCATTATACTCATGCTGCATCATGGATGAAAATTTTCGCCCAGGGAACAGAAGAAAGCAAATCACGTGTCGTAAAAGCAATTGAAGACATCTGGGAATATACAAAAGGTCTTTTTGCTAAAACAGAAGGCGAAGATGATCTTATTTCTTTGAACATTGCTCCCAATGCAGATGCTCTTTACGAAGAATTCCTTGCCATTACCAAGAAAGATTTTGCAGATTTCGGTTTAGAATATCCTGTAAATCCTTTCATGCAGCCAAAATCAAGAACGGGATATCATACAGAGTATTTCGGATTTATTCTTTGTGAGCTTCAGTATATGCAGAGAGCGTATCCTGGGTGTACCTGGTAA